A window from Pleuronectes platessa chromosome 6, fPlePla1.1, whole genome shotgun sequence encodes these proteins:
- the pik3cd gene encoding phosphatidylinositol 4,5-bisphosphate 3-kinase catalytic subunit delta isoform isoform X2, translated as MPPGKYGMQEEWEKEGVWEIMMDFLLPTGIFLKFPVSRNDTINSIKKMVWKNARSEALFFALGDPDAYVFTCINQTAEREELEEESRRISDVRPFMCVLRLVAREGDRVEKLTNTQISLLIGKGLHEFEAQKNHEVNEFRTKMRTFCENKAQERQMLPWQQWMEYSFPCDREPCGSPPHSGNPKSKNTKKMFINVKFEACDESFMLQQDPQDHPMALMRSALKKKATVFRSVRQEAEDYTLQVNGRWEFLYGKHPLCQFKYIFSCLRNGQNPHLTMVHHTTISKFQEEQGRMCNQVFKSRSQSRPPPLPLKKNTSSLWSINEPFSIHLLQGSRVNADEGMKLVVQAGLYHGSELLCKVVTSSEVTVCSEPLWDQKLEFDMNVADLPRMSRLCFALYAVIEKNKKPRGTKKKNKKADCPIAWVNTMVFDYKDQLKTGEFLLSTWPSVPDDKSEMLNPMGTVEKNPNVDSAAGLLIRFTNIRPHPLYYPPLDKINGIERNGDAAVVTKLEYSKLKEIMDNKNYTEFFEDEKELLWTLRTEVCQHYPESLSKLLLITKWGKREDVVQMVNLLRNWPDLPAIHALELLDYSFPDPAVRSFTIRCLRKLSDDELLQYLIQLVQVLKYESYLDCDLTTFLLERALSNRMIGHFLFWHLRSEIHVASVTLRFGLILEAYCRGNIHHIKLLTKQNEALGKMKALSDFVKSGSQKMTAEDLKLCIRQESYLEALSDLLSPLNPSIILPEICVNKCRFMDSKMKPLWLMYENHWAPGDMVGIIFKNGDDLRQDMLTLQMIRLMATLWKKEGLDLRMIPYGCLSTGNKMGLIEVVKNSDTIANIQRNNSNSAATAAFNKDALLNWLKSKNPEDKLDEAIEEFTLSCAGYCVATYVLGIGDRHNDNIMIRETGQLFHIDFGHFLGNFKRKLGINRERVPFILTYDFVHVIQQGKTNNSEKFERFREYCEWAYKILCRNGTLFVNLFAMMKAAGLPELSSFKDIQYLKDSLALGKSEDEALKNFKVKFNEALRESWKTKVNWMMHSLAKDNRP; from the exons ATGCCCCCGGGGAAGTATGGGATGCAGGAGGAAtgggagaaggagggcgtctgggAGATCATGATGGACTTCCTGCTGCCCACTGGGATCTTCCTCAAATTCCCTGTGTCTCGGAATGACACCATCAACAGCATCAAAAAG ATGGTTTGGAAAAATGCCAGGAGCGAGGCCCTCTTCTTCGCCCTGGGCGACCCCGATGCTTACGTCTTCACCTGCATCAACCAGACAGCGGAgcgggaggagctggaggaggaatcGAGGCGCATCAGCGACGTGCGGCCCTTCATGTGCGTTCTGAGGCTGGTGGCGAGGGAGGGCGACCGGGTGGAGAAACTCACCAACACGCAAATCAGCCTGTTGATTGGCAAAG GTCTGCATGAGTTTGAGGCCCAGAAGAACCATGAGGTGAATGAGTTCCGGACCAAGATGCGCACGTTTTGTGAGAACAAGGCCCAGGAACGGCAGATGTTGCCGTGGCAGCAGTGGATGGAGTACAGCTTCCCGTGCGACCGGGAGCCGTGCGGCTCGCCGCCACACAGCGGGAACCCCAAGTCCAAAAACACCAAGAAGATGTTCATTAACGTCAAGTTTGAGGCGTGCGAT GAAAGCTTCATGCTGCAGCAGGACCCCCAGGACCACCCGATGGCTCTGATGAGGAGCGCCCTGAAGAAGAAGGCCACTGTGTTCCGCTCGGTGCGGCAGGAGGCTGAGGACTACACCCTGCAGGTCAACGGGAGGTGGGAGTTCCTCTACGGGAAACATCCCTTGTGCCAGTTCAAA TACATTTTCTCGTGTTTGAGAAACGGCCAGAACCCTCATCTGACCATGGTGCACCACACCACCATCAGCAAGTTTCAGGAGGAACAgggcaggatgtgcaaccaggTATTCAAGAGTCGCTCCCAGTCCAGACCTCCTCCGCTGCCGCTGAAGAAG AATACCTCTTCACTGTGGTCCATCAATGAGCCGTTCAGCATTCACCTGCTGCAGGGCAGCCGAGTCAACgcagatgaagggatgaag CTTGTGGTGCAGGCCGGTCTGTACCATGGCAGCGAACTGCTCTGCAAGGTGGTGACCAGCTCGGAGGTGACGGTGTGCTCCGAGCCGCTGTGGGATCAGAAGCTGGAGTTTGACATGAACGTGGCCGACCTGCCTCGCATGAGCCGCCTGTGCTTCGCGCTCTACGCCGTCATCGAGAAAAATAAGAAACCCCGCGGcacaaaaaagaagaacaagaaagCT GATTGTCCCATAGCCTGGGTGAACACCATGGTGTTTGACTACAAGGACCAGCTGAAGACCGGGGAGTTCCTGCTGTCCACGTGGCCGTCTGTTCCTG ATGACAAAAGTGAGATGTTGAACCCGATGGGTACGGTCGAGAAGAACCCCAACGTGGACAGTGCTGCAGGCCTGCTCATACGTTTCACCAACATCCGACCACATCCTCTTTACTACCCTCCGCTGGACAAG ATAAATGGCATAGAGAGGAACGGTGATGCAGCTGTTGTCACTAAACTGGAG TACTCGAAACTAAAGGAAATCATGGACAACAAAAACTACACCGAGTTTTTTGAGGATGAAAAGGAACTCTTGTGGACGCTCCGGACTGAAGTTTGCCAGCATTATCCTGAAAGTTTATCAAAGCTGCTCCTCATCACCAAGTGGGGCAAGCGAGAGGACGTAGTTCAG ATGGTGAATTTACTGAGGAACTGGCCCGACCTCCCTGCCATCCATGCCTTAGAGCTCTTGGACTACAGTTTCCCCGACCCAGCGGTGCGGTCTTTCACGATCAGATGCCTCAGGAAGCTCAG TGACGATGAACTACTTCAGTATTTAATCCAGCTGGTCCAGGTCCTGAAGTATGAGTCATACCTCGACTGTGACCTCACCACTTTCCTGCTGGAGAGGGCCTTATCCAACAGAATGAttggacattttctgttttggcATCTCAG GTCGGAGATTCATGTGGCGTCTGTGACTTTGCGCTTTGGCCTGATTTTGGAGGCGTACTGCAGAGGAAACATCCACCACATAAAGCTCTTAACCAAACAG AACGAGGCTCTGGGCAAAATGAAGGCCCTGAGTGACTTTGTCAAGTCGGGCTCCCAGAAGATGACGGCCGAGGACCTGAAGCTGTGTATCAGACAGGAGTCCTACCTGGAGGCCCTGTCCGACCTTCTGTCACCACTCAACCCCAGCATCATCCTGCCCGAGATCTG TGTAAATAAGTGCAGATTTATGGACTCCAAAATGAAGCCTCTCTGGTTGATGTACGAGAACCACTGGGCTCCAGGAGACATGGTGGGCATCATCTTCAAGAACGGAGACG ATCTCCGACAAGACATGTTGACCCTCCAGATGATCAGGCTCATGGCGACGTTATGGAAGAAAGAAGGCCTTGATCTCAG GATGATCCCTTATGGCTGCTTGTCCACTGGGAACAAGATGGGACTCATCGAGGTGGTGAAGAACTCGGACACCATCGCCAACATCCAGCGCAACAACAGTAACAGTGCCGCCACAGCTGCATTCAACAAGGACGCCCTGCTCAACTGGCTCAAATCTAAGAATCCTGA GGACAAACTTGATGAAGCCATAGAAGAGTTCACGCTGTCCTGTGCTGGCTACTGTGTAGCTACTTACGTCTTGGGCATCGGAGATCGTCACAATGACAATATCATGATCAGGGAAACTGGACAG CTGTTCCACATTGACTTTGGGCATTTCCTGGGCAACTTCAAGCGGAAACTTGGGATCAACAGGGAGCGTGTGCCTTTCATTCTGACGTACGACTTTGTTCATGTGATCCAGCAAGGAAAGACAAACAACAGCGAGAAGTTTGAGAG GTTCAGGGAGTACTGTGAGTGGGCCTACAAGATCCTGTGTCGGAACGGGACGCTGTTCGTGAACCTCTTCGCTATGATGAAGGCAGCGGGACTGCCAGAGCTCAGCTCCTTCAAAGACATCCAGTATCTAAAG GATTCTTTGGCTTTGGGCAAAtcagaggatgaggcactgaagaatttcaaagtaaagttcAATGAAGCGCTGCGAGAGAGCTGGAAGACCAAGGTCAACTGGATGATGCACTCGTTGGCCAAAGATAATAGACCGTGA
- the pik3cd gene encoding phosphatidylinositol 4,5-bisphosphate 3-kinase catalytic subunit delta isoform isoform X1, giving the protein MPPGKYGMQEEWEKEGVWEIMMDFLLPTGIFLKFPVSRNDTINSIKKMVWKNARSEALFFALGDPDAYVFTCINQTAEREELEEESRRISDVRPFMCVLRLVAREGDRVEKLTNTQISLLIGKGLHEFEAQKNHEVNEFRTKMRTFCENKAQERQMLPWQQWMEYSFPCDREPCGSPPHSGNPKSKNTKKMFINVKFEACDESFMLQQDPQDHPMALMRSALKKKATVFRSVRQEAEDYTLQVNGRWEFLYGKHPLCQFKYIFSCLRNGQNPHLTMVHHTTISKFQEEQGRMCNQVFKSRSQSRPPPLPLKKQNTSSLWSINEPFSIHLLQGSRVNADEGMKLVVQAGLYHGSELLCKVVTSSEVTVCSEPLWDQKLEFDMNVADLPRMSRLCFALYAVIEKNKKPRGTKKKNKKADCPIAWVNTMVFDYKDQLKTGEFLLSTWPSVPDDKSEMLNPMGTVEKNPNVDSAAGLLIRFTNIRPHPLYYPPLDKINGIERNGDAAVVTKLEYSKLKEIMDNKNYTEFFEDEKELLWTLRTEVCQHYPESLSKLLLITKWGKREDVVQMVNLLRNWPDLPAIHALELLDYSFPDPAVRSFTIRCLRKLSDDELLQYLIQLVQVLKYESYLDCDLTTFLLERALSNRMIGHFLFWHLRSEIHVASVTLRFGLILEAYCRGNIHHIKLLTKQNEALGKMKALSDFVKSGSQKMTAEDLKLCIRQESYLEALSDLLSPLNPSIILPEICVNKCRFMDSKMKPLWLMYENHWAPGDMVGIIFKNGDDLRQDMLTLQMIRLMATLWKKEGLDLRMIPYGCLSTGNKMGLIEVVKNSDTIANIQRNNSNSAATAAFNKDALLNWLKSKNPEDKLDEAIEEFTLSCAGYCVATYVLGIGDRHNDNIMIRETGQLFHIDFGHFLGNFKRKLGINRERVPFILTYDFVHVIQQGKTNNSEKFERFREYCEWAYKILCRNGTLFVNLFAMMKAAGLPELSSFKDIQYLKDSLALGKSEDEALKNFKVKFNEALRESWKTKVNWMMHSLAKDNRP; this is encoded by the exons ATGCCCCCGGGGAAGTATGGGATGCAGGAGGAAtgggagaaggagggcgtctgggAGATCATGATGGACTTCCTGCTGCCCACTGGGATCTTCCTCAAATTCCCTGTGTCTCGGAATGACACCATCAACAGCATCAAAAAG ATGGTTTGGAAAAATGCCAGGAGCGAGGCCCTCTTCTTCGCCCTGGGCGACCCCGATGCTTACGTCTTCACCTGCATCAACCAGACAGCGGAgcgggaggagctggaggaggaatcGAGGCGCATCAGCGACGTGCGGCCCTTCATGTGCGTTCTGAGGCTGGTGGCGAGGGAGGGCGACCGGGTGGAGAAACTCACCAACACGCAAATCAGCCTGTTGATTGGCAAAG GTCTGCATGAGTTTGAGGCCCAGAAGAACCATGAGGTGAATGAGTTCCGGACCAAGATGCGCACGTTTTGTGAGAACAAGGCCCAGGAACGGCAGATGTTGCCGTGGCAGCAGTGGATGGAGTACAGCTTCCCGTGCGACCGGGAGCCGTGCGGCTCGCCGCCACACAGCGGGAACCCCAAGTCCAAAAACACCAAGAAGATGTTCATTAACGTCAAGTTTGAGGCGTGCGAT GAAAGCTTCATGCTGCAGCAGGACCCCCAGGACCACCCGATGGCTCTGATGAGGAGCGCCCTGAAGAAGAAGGCCACTGTGTTCCGCTCGGTGCGGCAGGAGGCTGAGGACTACACCCTGCAGGTCAACGGGAGGTGGGAGTTCCTCTACGGGAAACATCCCTTGTGCCAGTTCAAA TACATTTTCTCGTGTTTGAGAAACGGCCAGAACCCTCATCTGACCATGGTGCACCACACCACCATCAGCAAGTTTCAGGAGGAACAgggcaggatgtgcaaccaggTATTCAAGAGTCGCTCCCAGTCCAGACCTCCTCCGCTGCCGCTGAAGAAG CAGAATACCTCTTCACTGTGGTCCATCAATGAGCCGTTCAGCATTCACCTGCTGCAGGGCAGCCGAGTCAACgcagatgaagggatgaag CTTGTGGTGCAGGCCGGTCTGTACCATGGCAGCGAACTGCTCTGCAAGGTGGTGACCAGCTCGGAGGTGACGGTGTGCTCCGAGCCGCTGTGGGATCAGAAGCTGGAGTTTGACATGAACGTGGCCGACCTGCCTCGCATGAGCCGCCTGTGCTTCGCGCTCTACGCCGTCATCGAGAAAAATAAGAAACCCCGCGGcacaaaaaagaagaacaagaaagCT GATTGTCCCATAGCCTGGGTGAACACCATGGTGTTTGACTACAAGGACCAGCTGAAGACCGGGGAGTTCCTGCTGTCCACGTGGCCGTCTGTTCCTG ATGACAAAAGTGAGATGTTGAACCCGATGGGTACGGTCGAGAAGAACCCCAACGTGGACAGTGCTGCAGGCCTGCTCATACGTTTCACCAACATCCGACCACATCCTCTTTACTACCCTCCGCTGGACAAG ATAAATGGCATAGAGAGGAACGGTGATGCAGCTGTTGTCACTAAACTGGAG TACTCGAAACTAAAGGAAATCATGGACAACAAAAACTACACCGAGTTTTTTGAGGATGAAAAGGAACTCTTGTGGACGCTCCGGACTGAAGTTTGCCAGCATTATCCTGAAAGTTTATCAAAGCTGCTCCTCATCACCAAGTGGGGCAAGCGAGAGGACGTAGTTCAG ATGGTGAATTTACTGAGGAACTGGCCCGACCTCCCTGCCATCCATGCCTTAGAGCTCTTGGACTACAGTTTCCCCGACCCAGCGGTGCGGTCTTTCACGATCAGATGCCTCAGGAAGCTCAG TGACGATGAACTACTTCAGTATTTAATCCAGCTGGTCCAGGTCCTGAAGTATGAGTCATACCTCGACTGTGACCTCACCACTTTCCTGCTGGAGAGGGCCTTATCCAACAGAATGAttggacattttctgttttggcATCTCAG GTCGGAGATTCATGTGGCGTCTGTGACTTTGCGCTTTGGCCTGATTTTGGAGGCGTACTGCAGAGGAAACATCCACCACATAAAGCTCTTAACCAAACAG AACGAGGCTCTGGGCAAAATGAAGGCCCTGAGTGACTTTGTCAAGTCGGGCTCCCAGAAGATGACGGCCGAGGACCTGAAGCTGTGTATCAGACAGGAGTCCTACCTGGAGGCCCTGTCCGACCTTCTGTCACCACTCAACCCCAGCATCATCCTGCCCGAGATCTG TGTAAATAAGTGCAGATTTATGGACTCCAAAATGAAGCCTCTCTGGTTGATGTACGAGAACCACTGGGCTCCAGGAGACATGGTGGGCATCATCTTCAAGAACGGAGACG ATCTCCGACAAGACATGTTGACCCTCCAGATGATCAGGCTCATGGCGACGTTATGGAAGAAAGAAGGCCTTGATCTCAG GATGATCCCTTATGGCTGCTTGTCCACTGGGAACAAGATGGGACTCATCGAGGTGGTGAAGAACTCGGACACCATCGCCAACATCCAGCGCAACAACAGTAACAGTGCCGCCACAGCTGCATTCAACAAGGACGCCCTGCTCAACTGGCTCAAATCTAAGAATCCTGA GGACAAACTTGATGAAGCCATAGAAGAGTTCACGCTGTCCTGTGCTGGCTACTGTGTAGCTACTTACGTCTTGGGCATCGGAGATCGTCACAATGACAATATCATGATCAGGGAAACTGGACAG CTGTTCCACATTGACTTTGGGCATTTCCTGGGCAACTTCAAGCGGAAACTTGGGATCAACAGGGAGCGTGTGCCTTTCATTCTGACGTACGACTTTGTTCATGTGATCCAGCAAGGAAAGACAAACAACAGCGAGAAGTTTGAGAG GTTCAGGGAGTACTGTGAGTGGGCCTACAAGATCCTGTGTCGGAACGGGACGCTGTTCGTGAACCTCTTCGCTATGATGAAGGCAGCGGGACTGCCAGAGCTCAGCTCCTTCAAAGACATCCAGTATCTAAAG GATTCTTTGGCTTTGGGCAAAtcagaggatgaggcactgaagaatttcaaagtaaagttcAATGAAGCGCTGCGAGAGAGCTGGAAGACCAAGGTCAACTGGATGATGCACTCGTTGGCCAAAGATAATAGACCGTGA